From the genome of Candidatus Chlorobium masyuteum:
CGATGAAATCAAGGCTGAGATGAGCAGGCTTGGATTGGTATGATGTTCTCATTTTTCTGTGTCAGCATTCTCGCCTATTGAACAACATCCAGTAATCTGCTTGAATACCCAGAGAGTTGCCGTGTACTTCAGCTCCAGAGGAGCGGCATCTTGGTAGCCGCAGTAAGTCGATGAATACCCCCTCCTATTTTTCCCGCTTCAGCATATGCAGACATCTTCATCTTTAAACCAACCATCCCAAGTCTGATACAGCCTGATATTATGGCAAGATCGCTATAGAATACATGGTATGTTTCGGCAGGGGAGATGCCAGCGCACAGCTCAGATGCAGAGGGAGCTGTTGAGGTAACTGTCAATGAAGATGGCGGTTATGAAGCGACCATTTTAACGAATATTTTCAAAAAGAGACTTTTCTCATGCTTTTGCTGATAAATCGCAGGAAATCTGTGTGTTACAAGGCTATTATTTTGCTTTGCTGCTTGTAATGAAGTGAATAAGTCAGTAATATCCTTTTAATGCCTAGTGATTATGGGTTAAAGCCCATCGGATGTGAGTCACATTCCGCCTTATTTTTTTAGCTTACTGGCGAGGCCTCTCTAACAGGAACGCGCTGGTCAGCGTGTTCCTGTTAGAGAGGCCTCGCCTTGCTTAAAGTAGGCTATTTTTTATATGTTAAGAGAGATTAAAACCAAGAAGTTGTTACAAGAGAATCTCAGTTCTCTTGTTTTTGCATTTAACAATACGAGGGTTTTTCATCCTGTTAATGTTTCTAAATTTGTGTTTTTATGTGGGGCAAATCAATCGAAAAATATAATATCCGAAAGACGTAAGGCTCTTCTCGAATTTGCTAGTAAAAAATTACCGCATACTCAGTTTTTTCTCGCCGAAAAAGTATTTAATACGCTTAAAAACGAAGAACATAAGGGAAATGTTCTTGAGATTGAAAACCTGATATCAGCTTTTTCAGATTATATAATTATTATTCTTGAAAGTCGAAGCGCCTTTGCAGAACTTGGCGCTTTTGCTAATAAAGTCCTTTGCGGTAAATTAATTGTTATTAATGATTTGAAGTTTAAAAATGAAGAATCATTTATCAATGAAGGCCCTATAAAATTTATTGAAGAGTACTCTGGAGCAGATCATGTTATATACTACAAAATGAAAGATGATGGCGTTCATAGTTTAGATGCGATAGGCGACATATATAACGAAATATATGAGTTTTTAAAAGATCCGATTAAGAGCGTAAATACTCCAGTTAATCTTGATGCATGTAATCCCGCTTTGTGTTTTAACAAAGATTCCGCAATGTTTCTTCATGATCTTATTTACATCTCAGGGCCAGTTCAACATAAGGAATTGATCGAAATACTGATATTGCTTTTCGGTAAGCAAAATTTTAATAAAGTAAAGCATTTGTTGGCTATTCTGTCATCGTTTGGTTCTGTTGAAAGAAGTTCAAGTGGTTTGTATCGAAGTAAAATAAATGATACATATTACAAATATAACTTTGACTTAAACAAGATTATTTCGTCTTTTAGAAACTATATGCTCAAATATTATCCTGAGAGGATATATGCATATTCGTGATGCTATCGCTATAGATCTTAGTGTTCCCGTGTCTATAGTGGACGAGGCATTGAAAGAGTCTCGCATTTATGTTAAAAAATTCACTTTGCCTAAGAAGAGTGGTGGTTCAAGAGAAATATTTCATCCCTCCAAGAAGTTAAAAACCGTACAGTATTGGTTGATTTTCAATATTTTAAGCAAATTACCAATACATAGTTCAGCAGTTGCATATCGAGATGGAATTTCAATATTAAATAATGCAAAAAAACATTGCCATAATCGTTTTTTTCTTAAACTTGATCTTAAGGAATTTTTCCACAGTATTGTTTTTAGTGATTTGTTGCCGTTAATTGAGGATTGGTATCAAAATATCAGTGTTGATTGGGTTTTTGGACCCGAAGAAAAAGATTTGATAAGAAAATCTTGTTTTTATAAAGAAGATCGACTTGCTATTGGATACCCTTCATCACCAGTGATTAGCAATGTTGTTATGTATCAGTTTGATCTTAATGTTGAGAGTCTTGTGTCTTCGGGACGTTTTGGAGATGTTTGTTATACTAGGTACGCTGATGATCTCATATTTTCTACGGATAAAAAAGGTGGCTGTAAGGTTTTGTTGAGGGAAATATCCGATTTAATTGGACGTCATAAATCTCCCGATATTACTTTAAACTCCGCCAAGACCAGACTTGGCAGTAGTACTGGTGGCACAGCTTCAGTTACCGGATTAAAGGTTTGCAATAATGGATATATTACAGTTCATAGAAAACAAAAAGATCATATTAGACTATTATTGAGTTTATATGCTAAGGGTGAATTGAAACCTGATGAATATCGATCTTTATTGGGCCATTTGGCATATTGTCATTATGTTGCTCCTTCTTTTTATTCCAGATTAGCACAAAAATATTTTAAAGAAATTCATGAACTCCGTGCCAGCGTATTCTGAATGGATGCTGGCGGTTATGGTCATAATTTTCTGTATTTACTTTCATTTTCCACCTGCTCAAATAAGGTATTGCTTTTGCGTGGTTATATCTGATTCCACCGGTATTCTCTCTCCACCACCATCCTACGGGACGACATTCATTCCGTTCAGTTACGCGAGTTAACCCCTGCCGGGTCATGACTCAGGATATCCTCGGGGTCGGCATGATATAAATGTATTCCTCTTCAATTCCCGGTTATTATTTGCAGGCGATTACCCTGTGTGCACATGAGTCGAAGTCATAGCAGTGTTAAGCGAAAGCGTCAACCCTCGTGATTATTGGTTCCGGATGAAGGTCAGGGTAAAGAGTGAAGATGGCCTTGAGTTGTCGACACTTTGTCGACAACTGAAATTGAAATCTGCTGACGGGAAAATGTGTGCTTTAATGGAATAAACTTCGAACACATTTTTACATTGTATTTGCAGAACGAATGATGAGGTGTTGACGGTTCAACGTTTACCGGAAAACGTGTTCGAAATTGCTGGAATCACCAGTGCTATCGTATAAAACACAGAAAAGAGGCATACCGATGATTACCGCCAGAAAAATTATGCGCCTTAACCCTCAAATCATAGAAAAAGGGGGGAAAAAAGAGTTTGTTGTTTTGCCCTATGAAGAATATCAGGCAATAGAAGAGCTGATGGAAGATTATATGGATCTGATTGATCTTCGGGAAGCAAAAGCCGAAGGGCATGATCAATCATCTGTGCCACTTGATGAGGTGATCAAAGAGCTGAAAAAAGGCTGATATGCGATGAGCAAATCATTCTCAAACAGCTATCGGATATCATCAACCTTGTACCTGCCTCTGTGCCCAGCGTGAAGACTTTTCTAAAGTTACGGTTCAATCGGAGGGGGATTTCCCGAGCCAGGTGTTACGATTGCCGGGTAGCGCTCGGCTGATTCTCATTCGAATCTTTTTCGAAGTTCGGATTTCGCTTGATGCCATTCCACAATCTGCTCTTGGCCTGCGCTCAATCGATGTTCAGTTTTCCGCAAAGCGTTATTGTGCCAGTCTGGAGCTTCTAATGACTCTTTTTCATGCGTCAGATCTTCCCATATGGCTTCCATGACTCTCGGTTTTTCTGCCCGCGAAAGATGAATATTGTGGGACGACACTCATTCCTGTCAGTTACGCGAAACCCCTTACCTGCCATTTTTTCGAAAATCGAAAACGCCTCGTTATTAAGCTCTAATGCCTTCTGAACTATTTGCCGGAGAGGAGCTGATTCCGGTTGCTGTTTTGTTTGAAAAAGGCTACTGGCCGACTGTTTTATGCTGTTTTACCTGGAAGGGAAAACGTCGTTGAAGAATGTATCCTTGTCGAGAGTATCCTGCCAGTTGCGATGGCGTTTTACGCTTTCAAGCTTCTCTTCCTTAGGCAGAGACAAATATCTGACAGCATTGGCATAGCCAAGTTCCTTGAAAAGAATTTCAGTGACCTTTTTGATCAGATCTTTATCGGGCATTAATTTTGTGATGCTCATAACAGTTCCTCCTTTTCGCAAAACGCTACTGGATTACCTACCCAGATTGCCGGGGTAATGGTTTTGCTTTTCTTTGCAAATTTATCGTCACAGGTAATCAATTCCGCTTGAAATGACTCGGAATACGCCAGATGAGCTGCATCAGCAATTCCAAGGCCTTTGCTTACAAAGAATTCAGCCCGATTCCTGGTCAAAAGAGTATTGTGCTCTGAACGGCTTTGAGTTTTCGCTATCAAATAGAGTAACTCTGCTCGTTCAACTTCATTCGCTGTTGCTTCAATTTCTTTCAAATGGACAGGTGACCAAACAAGTTGAAATTTACTTTTCTCCACAGCCGACAAAATTAAGTGAACAGCCGAGGTTTCCATACGGACTCTCAAGTAGGTCTGGTCGTCGTAAGGCCTACAAAGGGTACAGACGTCAAGGTATATCTTTCTCGGCATCGCGTTCCTTTCTTGTAAATATATTCAGAGTTATCACAAATGACAATCATTATTCCGGGTTGCGGGGCGCTATCGACTAACTTGAGGTGATTAAAGAGCTAAAAAAAGGCTGATACAGGAAGATGAACTCAGGTGCACCAAATGGATTCTATCCCCAAGATGGAGGCCATCGCTGACGGAGGCAAATCCGAAAATGGTTATTTCGTTATTGACGGCTAAGACTGTTCAACTTTGCGCATCTGGGTTGCAAAGGTTTCGACGTGTTCATCCCATGCGTAGAGCAAGTCAGGGTCAAAGTCCGCTCCATTTGGCCATACGATTGTTCCTGCTTCATCGTCAACAATCGCTTGTCTGAAAAAGTCATGATTGCGTAGCGGTTCATAGAGTTCACCATACAAAACAGGTTCCAGATTGATTTCCTTTACCGTACCATTATCGAAATGGATACGCAATGAACAGTGGTCGAGAATATCAATGGCCAGGACCTTTATAAATTTATGTTGCATCGTGCGATATCGTGTTGAATTAACGGAGCGGCTCTATTTTGACCGGGGCCTTTCCATCCTGTAACAGATCCCAGTCGGTCAAAAGTTCAAACTGATGAATCTCAGCCCAGACCCGGGAAAATTGTGGGACGACATTCATTCCACTCAGTTACGCCAGTTAACCCCGGAGGGTCGTGACCCGGCACTCAAACGACCAACGCAGGTTGCAGTATGGGATGAGGGGAGTTATCCGGAATTGGGCTATATTGCTGAGAATTTGTACACTATAGTGATACTTAAAGAGAGATAATCATGATTGCAATAAGTACTACAGAGTTGAGGCGTAACCTCCGGAAATACCTTGATATCGCAAATAAGGAACGGGTAATTATCCAGTGCGGGAAGAGCGAAACCTATGAAATTATCCCTGCCCGTAAAATGAGCGATACCGACCGTTATTTTTCGGATCCCAAGGTTGTTGAGCATTTACAGCGCTCTCTTCAGCAGGTAGAAGAGGGTAAAACTATGGTGCTCAAAAAATCAGATATCAAAAATCTTCTACAATCGTAACAGTCCACCTTCTTTCTGTTTACGGCCATTATGACGACCGATAACATAATAACCCATGTACCTACTCTTTGATACGGAATCAACGGGTCTGCCGCGAAACTGGAAGACTCCGGTGACGGACCTGAACAACTGGCCGAGGCTTGTGCAGTTGGCTTATCTCTCTTTTGATGGAGACGGCAATCAAACCGGATCGGGGAACTATATCGTCAAGCCGGAAGGGTTTTCTATTCCGCCGGAGGCTTCCGCAATTCACGGGATAACGACCTCGCAGGCATTGGCTGAAGGGCTGGAGCTGAAGCGTGTGATGGAGGAGTTTTATTCCGAGGTTGAGAGGGCGGAGTGGATTGTGGCTCACAACATGAGCTTTGACGAAAAGATTCTCGGGGCTGAGTTCCTGCGGCTCGGTATGCCGAACATCATGCCCGCGAAGAAGAAGATCTGCACCATGCAGGAATCGGTCGATTTCTGTGCCATCAAAAATTCTTACGGAAACAAGTGGCCCAAACTCTCCGAACTCCATCAGAAGCTCTTCAACTGCGATTTTCAGGAGTCCCATAACGCATCGGTTGACGTAGCCGTCACCGCCAAATGCTTTTGGGAACTCAAACTCCTCGGCGTTATCTAAGCATTCTCTCCCCGGTGAGGGACGATATTTACCGAATTATTCAAAGGGCGAACAACGGCGATAACTGCCCGCCTAAGCTCATAACCTTAATGGATTGATTAAACGCAAGCGGCCAATCATAAAAGAGCTGCACTTCATGATTGGCCGTTGAAGGAAATAACCCGCTTACTTTTTGACGCTCGTCAGGGTTTCTGTGGCCAATTGCGTTATCGTTCCGTCAGGCAAATAACGATAAAGAGTGACAGATTCGGCTGAAATACCGCTTTTCCCGGGTGTTACAACCACAAAAGTCATGATCGGGATATCGTTTTTATCGACCTTGCTGTCAATCCATGTTCCGGAATTGGCGTAAATCTTTTTTGCTTCCTTGTCATTCTCCTTGTCCTTTTGGAAGGGAATAATTTTTGCATCGTGAGTGTGTCCAAAGATGACAATGCGCTTGTCAGAACCTGAATTGGTAAAGTATTGAATTCTTGCCTGGTCATCCGTCTCACTGTTTGAATCGGCCTTTGTGATTGCTGTATCTACCGGTATATGAATAGCCACATTGTTGTGCGTCTGCCTGTCTTCCCATATTTTTTTCGTTGCAATTCTCTTGAACAACGTGACATCGATAACGCCTTTTTTCACCTGAGGCACGAGGTCGTTGATTGAATAGTTTAACGTATAGCCGTCAATGTTGGTTTTTATGATCTTGTCATTCAAACCCTCTTTTATCGGGAACATCTTCATGAGATTGTACCATTGCTGCCAGTATTCATACATCAGAGTTGGCTGGCTGCCGGGAGGTATTATCGGCAGGATTCCGCCCGGAGGCTTTGGCTTGCCTTCTTTCACTGATTGCGTCGCAATGCGAGTAAAAAAATAGCCCGGAGGCAATATGGAGCCCTTTGCAATGGCCCGGTTTGAGAAGGGGTCAGGTGCACAGAAAAAATTGTAACGATGCCCGTGTTCGATAACTATCCCGGGGTGTCCGAGGGGAGAGTATGAACCCAGACCCTGAACATCCCTTGCCTGCGTTATTCCCGGCAGGATACTCTGAACATCGCCGGCTGTAATCAGCAGATCGTGATTTCCCGGCACATAGGTAACCTTGATCCTGCGCTCGTTGATAATCTGCTGAAAAGCATTGATCACCGGTTGATTGTTGTGTGCCAGGGCAGTGACAAAATTACGCTGAGTTCCCCCCCTGAACGTTTCAACATCTGCGGGAATGAACCATTCATCAATAAGATCTCCGGCTATGACCAGCTCCCTTACAGCGGGAGATTGCCGGACCTGGTTCAGAAAGCGGACGAGGGGCTGACGGTTTTTGTTACACTCGGCATAGCTGTCATCGATACCTAAATGGATGTCGCTGATGCAGACGATCTGGCCTTTCTGATTGTACGGGTTGGGAATTACTGTTGTTGCATGCTTAAGGGGCGTTCCATTGCCTTTAACCGAATTTTCAGCGGCCTTAACCTCAAGCCAGCTGCAGCAGCTGAGAATGGCGGTAAACGCGATGAGGAAAAGCCTTACGGGTGATTTTTTCATGGTTAAGCGTTTATGGTTGGTTTATTGCGCCGCTTCTCTCTCCCTGCACCAAAAAATCCTGAGCTCTCTGGCGCAGGGGAGAGGTTATTCATTACAGTCGGAGAAATGCCGCAGCATTATCTCCTGCCATGCGGGAGTTAATGCCGGTATAATGGTTGAAGTACTCCTCAAGTCTCTCATTTGTCATGATGATCATAACAAAATCAGTGCCGAACATAAGGCGCTCCTCAACAATCGGGTGTTGTTTGATTATGGCCTCGATCTCCTGAAGCGAAACATCGGGGCAGTAGGCTATGTCGGCGTAAACGTTCTCGAATCGCTCCATCAGGCTGATGATCTCTGCTGTCCAGTTATCCGGAGCTGATGAGCCCCGGGCGGCGGCACAGGCTTTGATATGATCCGATCCGCCGAAATGGGCGAAATTGATGCGCAATTTGCTGAACTCGCTGTTTTCAAGCACTTCAAGCCAGTTTTGCGGTCTGGCAAAAAAGAGACTTTGAGCGGTATCTCCCTCATGAACCCGCTTAACTGTTGTTTCGTCAAATAGTACGTTCACCACAGTTCCGTCTCTCTTCCGGCTCAGGGTGCTGATTGTGCCGCACTTTGACTGGAACCCACCCGGGGAGGTGTGGCAGGTAATGGGGATATCGTGCTCAATGCAGAGTTTGTAGACAGGATAGAGGTCGGGATGGGAGGGGAGGTATCCGAGAGGACAGTAGAGTTTTACTCCCTGGAATTTACCATCGATTACCTGCTCTTTTACAAGCTGCTCGATTCCGATACGCCGAGGGTCAACGGCCAGAAACGGGAAAACGGTTTCAGGGCTCTTTTTTTTAAGATCCATCAGGGCTTTCAGGTGTTTGCGATACCCCCTCGTCATCTGGACATCGCTGCGGGCAGTCAGCCCTCTCGTTTTGGGCTCTTCACCGGTACCGGATTTAAACTCTCTGATTACGCGGTCAAGCTCCGCAGCAACAGGGGCTGTGCTTGTTGCTTTCAGATCAAGAGCGCGCTCGTTCCGGGAAACCCGCTCTGCACAGGCACGGAGAACCTTTTGTTTCATCTCCTCCGCAAATTCATCAAATGAGTACTGTTCCTGCTCGGCGATCAGCGACGGGGAAAAAGCCGCCCTCTTTTTTTCTGCGGGCAATTTCAGGAGTTTTGATTTCTGCTTACAAGAGGTGCCGTTATCAAACATAAAAAAAATGTCCATCATCAGCGGCGCGGTAATCAACGGCCTGGAGGGTTTCCACTGACTCGCGGTATAGCAGTGCTGTTCATAGTTGTAATTCTCTTCAGGGCTTCTGATGATGGCTGCAAACAATGAGGCGACGTAGTTGATGAGCTTTTCCAGCTCTGGAGGGATGATATTAAGGGCTTTCAGTCTGAGCTGTTCATCCTGTTTATATGGGTAATGGTCATGCAGCCATCTCCATCCGATTTCGAGAAGTTCTTCGAAGGCAAAAGCACCGTTAAAAAAATGGCAGTGAACATCAACGTTTCCGGTCTGCATACTTGCCGCCTTAATGATTCAGTGTGTTGATGGATGTGCTCATATCCGCCTTTGTCCGGGCGAGCCGGATTGCATTCGAGGGGCATGGCGTGTCAAGAGAACAGCTCCGTTCCTGTACATGAAATGCAACACTCAGAAAGCCTTTTCTTCCGGCTTACTACTACAAAATATGTAATTGGTCTGTTTTGCGGAAGTATAAATTCTGTATATGCGCTTCACCTTACCCGTTTATACACTCTATTTACGTTTGCCTGACGATTTTCTCCCCCCGGTTTGATTTTTGTGCATTTTTTAGTCTCCCGTTAATCCCCTCTTAATCTGGCGGTTTTAAATTGTTAACAGTTGAAAGATGATCTATGCTGTGACAGACGAATGAATACGAGCGGAATTGATGAACATCCGGGGGGTTTTGTTTTTTTCGACAGTGTCGGCACAACGCGGAATAAACAGAACCCCCTATTTTTTGCAAGAGAATCATGAAAAAAATAGGGGAGGAGTGATGATGAAGAGGGTAATAAGAGCTGTTGCGTTGCTTTTTGCCTGTATCGGGTTTGCCCGGCAGGCAGAGGCTCAGGAGATGACCCTGGCGATGTTATCGTCGAAATATAACCTTCCACAAGGTCAGGAGACCTACAACCGGGCTTGTGGAGTCTGTCATGATAACGGTGTGATGAATGCACCGAAAGTTTGCAACGTAGCTGATTGGCAGCCACGGATGGCGCAGGGTATGCAGGCGCTCATCAATCATGCTATTGATGGCATCAATACTATGCCTGCAAAGGGGGGAATGGAATCACTGACTCTTGCCCAGTGTTCCGATGCTGTTGCTTATATGATGTCACTGTGTGATATAACAGTGGCCAAAAAATAGCAAAGTATCTTGCTCGGCTCAGTTCCCTGGAGGTTTTACCGCCGTGAAAAGACAAAGGCTTTTCACGGCTTTTTTGTTTCTACTGCAGAGCCCTGATTTTGTCAAAAACCGGTTTATGCGGGTGATTGAGCAGCTCCTCTTCATTTTCGGGCAGGGTGACATGCTTTGCTACGATTTCAAGCATGCGTTTGTCGAGATGCTGTGCGATGTCGAGCATGCGGTCGAGCCGGTTTTTGAGTTCGCTGAGAATGAACTTCTCGGCACTGTTTTTTTTCATTTTCTCAAGAATCTGAGCCATAACCGGAGCTTCAAGATGAAGTGAAACCTCATTGAAGTACTCTATCGGAAGGTCATTGGCATAGCCAACGGCCTGATCAACTCCCATCTTGCCGCATACACCGGCGGCTATCCGCGGTTTGATATGATCGACCATCAGTGGAATGACGACAAAATTCGGGATATACTTGACGATCATCCCTATGGCGTTATAGAGCTCCTCAAATCCGTCGGTCTTGTGGCTGACCAGCGTCTCAGCCCAGGAGAGTATCTGCTGCTGCTGGCTGAACGGAAGCTGGCGCAGTACCTCCGGTACGGGAATATTGGTCCAGGCCAGCGATTTTTCCAGTTCACTCATAGTGGTTCAATTCTTGCTTAGTGGAGGTCTGTGGAATGTCTTGTGTATTGCGAAGTTGATAAAAAAAACAGAGAACAGGAAACAGGAAAATCAGGGATGGTTATCCTCCATCAGCTTAAGGCTGCCAGGGCGGGAGGAAGGGGTAGAATTACATGGAAACAAAACTGAAAGCATTGGTTATATTCCACCCTTTGCAAGATAATAAGGCGACACTATACAGGTGTAGCGATGCCGCAATGATAATATAAGGAACGGTGAAAAGGTATGGTGCTCTTAACAGTTGAAGGATTACAGAAAAAGTATGGTTTGAAACATCTTTTTACCGATGTCTCATTCGGTATAGATGACCGCGACAAGATAGGGATTATCGGGGCGAACGGCAGCGGAAAGAGTACGCTGCTGAAAATTCTTGCCGGGGTGGAAACTCCCGATAAAGGCAAGGTGATGGTGGCAAACCAGAAGCGGATTGCCTATCTCCCCCAGGACTCTCCCTTCGATCCGGATGATACGGTGCTCGAAGCCATTCTGAAATCGAGCGATAAGGTCATGGATCTTATCTATGAATATGAGGTTGTCTGCAAGGAGCTTGAGACAAAACACAGCGAGGATCCCTCGCTGATAGACCGCATGAGCCAGCTTGCCCATGAACTCGACGTCTGCGGAGCCTGGGAGCTGGAGTCGAATGCCAAGACGGTGCTTGGCAAGCTTGGTCTTTATGACCTGGAGGCTAAAATGGGCACCCTTTCCGGCGGTCAGCGCAAGCGGGTAGCCCTTGCCCATGCTCTCGTTGTGCCGAGTGACGGCCTGATACTTGATGAGCCGACCAACCATCTCGATGCCGACAGCGTTGAGTGGCTTGAGCAGTATATCCGCCGCTACCAGGGTGCCGTGCTGCTTATCACCCATGACCGATACTTCCTCGACCGCGTAGCGACACGCATGCTTGAGCTTGACGGTCATACAGCTACAACCTATACCGGAGGGTACTCAAGCTACCTGCAGCAGAAGGCCGAGCAGGAGGAGCAGGCAATACGCGATGACCGCAAACGCCAGGCTCTTGTGCGTCAGGAGCTTGACTGGATGCGCGGCGGCTGCAAAGCCCGCACCACCAAGCAGAAAGCCCGCATGCTGCGTGCTGAAACATTTGTCTATGCACCGAAAAAGGAGAAGCAGAAAGAGCTTGAAATCGGCTTCGGCGCGGGACGGCTCGGTGACAAGATTATCGAGTTTCACAAGGTCTCGAAATCCTATGGCGACAAACTGCTGCTGCACGAATTTGAATACCACCTCCAGAAGGGAGACCGCATCGGCATTATCGGGCCGAACGGTTCGGGCAAAACAACCCTTTTTGATATGATTACCGGGCGCGTCAAACCCGACAGCGGCCATATCGATATCGGCAAAACCGTCAACATCGGCTATTACGATCAGCAGAGCAGGGGACTGGATGACAGCAAGCGGGTTATTGAGTTCATTCAGGAGGAGGCTGAGCAGATCAAGCTGAAGGATGGAACGGTCTTTTCGGCGGCCAGAATGCTTGAGCGTTTTCTCTTTGCCCCCTCAACCCAGTACAGCTATATCCGTACGCTCTCGGGCGGAGAGCGCCGCAGGCTCTACCTGCTCAAGCAGCTTATCGGCTCTCCCAATGTGCTGCTGCTTGACGAGCCGACCAACGATCTTGATATTCCCACGCTCCGGGTGCTTGAGGACTACCTCGACACCTATCAGGGGTGCCTCATTGTGGTCAGTCACGACCGCTATTTTCTTGACCGTACTGTTGAGTATATCTTTGCCTATGAAGCCAATGGCACGGTACGCCGCTACCCCGGCAACTATACCGTCTATCTTGATATGAAGGCTGCTCTGGCGGAGAAGGAGAAGGATGACAGGAAATCGGGATCGAAAGAGCAGCAGAAGATTCTTCCGGTGGTGTCGGCAAAGCCGAAGCAGAGCCGGCTCGGCAGCAAGGAGAAGCGTGAACTTGAACAGCTTGAAAGCTCCATTCATGAGGGCGAAACCCGGCAGTCGGAGATAGCGGCCAAACTTGCTGCAGCCGGCAGTGATTTTGAGCTGCAGCAGAAGCTGGGAACCGAACTGCAGGAGCTTCAGAAGCAGCTTGAGAGGGAGATGGCCAGGTGGACGGAGTTGGCGGAACTGGCCTGAGCTCTCCGCTCTACATCTGTTGCGCGATTCGATTACTTCGTTGAGCGGTGCTCGGAATCCTCATGTACTCTTGTGTACATTCCGGTTCCTGTGCTCCGTTCGCCTCGTACTCAAATCGCTCACGACGATGTAGAGAGGAGCCCTTGAGCTCTCCGCTCTACATCTGTTGCGCGGTGCGTGTTCGGCTTGTTGGACGAGATGGACATCATGGACACCATGAACTGCGAGGTGAAGGGTTTTTGAACCGGTCACGGCGATGTATAGAGGTTACTGTAACGGAAAGAGAGGAATATGCTGACAGCTGAAGCTATATCCGCCCGGCTTGAACTGCTGGGCGATCCCCAGGCGGCATGCTTTGCCTTGAGGTTTTTCAAAACCGGGTCCGGAGAGTACGGCGAAGGGGATCTCTTTCGCGGTATTCGGGTTCCTGTTTTGAGAAAGCTTGCCCCCGCACTGGACAACGTGCCTCCGGAGGAGGTGATCCGTCTGCTTGCTTCTGCGTTTCATGAAGACCGTCTGCTTGCCCTTCTTTTGCTTATCCGCCGTTTTCGCAAGGCTGACGGTGTTGAACAGGAGAGGATCTACAACAGCTATCTGGCCAATACTCTCCACATCAACAACTGGGACCTGGTTGATATTTCGGCGGAGCACATTGTCGGCTCTTTTTTGCGCAATCGTGACCGGGCGCCACTCTACCGGCTTGCTGTTTCGGAGAGCCTCTGGGAGCGCAGGATTGCCATCGTCTCAACCTTTCATTTTATCCGCTGTAATGAGTTTCACGATACCCTTGCGATAGCAGGGATGCTGCTCAACGACCCGGAGGAGCTGATTCACAAGGCTGCAGGCTGGATGCTCCGTGAGGTCGGCAAGCGGGATCAGCCCGCAGAGGAGGAGTTTCTGCGGGTGCACTGCCGCAGGATGCCGAGAGTGATGCTGCGCTACGCCATTGAACGGTTTGAGGAGGGGAAGCGGCAGCGATATCTCAAGGGGCTGGTGTAGCTCACTTTATCTGAAACTCCGGATGA
Proteins encoded in this window:
- a CDS encoding c-type cytochrome; protein product: MMKRVIRAVALLFACIGFARQAEAQEMTLAMLSSKYNLPQGQETYNRACGVCHDNGVMNAPKVCNVADWQPRMAQGMQALINHAIDGINTMPAKGGMESLTLAQCSDAVAYMMSLCDITVAKK
- a CDS encoding DNA alkylation repair protein, which codes for MLTAEAISARLELLGDPQAACFALRFFKTGSGEYGEGDLFRGIRVPVLRKLAPALDNVPPEEVIRLLASAFHEDRLLALLLLIRRFRKADGVEQERIYNSYLANTLHINNWDLVDISAEHIVGSFLRNRDRAPLYRLAVSESLWERRIAIVSTFHFIRCNEFHDTLAIAGMLLNDPEELIHKAAGWMLREVGKRDQPAEEEFLRVHCRRMPRVMLRYAIERFEEGKRQRYLKGLV
- a CDS encoding amidohydrolase family protein produces the protein MQTGNVDVHCHFFNGAFAFEELLEIGWRWLHDHYPYKQDEQLRLKALNIIPPELEKLINYVASLFAAIIRSPEENYNYEQHCYTASQWKPSRPLITAPLMMDIFFMFDNGTSCKQKSKLLKLPAEKKRAAFSPSLIAEQEQYSFDEFAEEMKQKVLRACAERVSRNERALDLKATSTAPVAAELDRVIREFKSGTGEEPKTRGLTARSDVQMTRGYRKHLKALMDLKKKSPETVFPFLAVDPRRIGIEQLVKEQVIDGKFQGVKLYCPLGYLPSHPDLYPVYKLCIEHDIPITCHTSPGGFQSKCGTISTLSRKRDGTVVNVLFDETTVKRVHEGDTAQSLFFARPQNWLEVLENSEFSKLRINFAHFGGSDHIKACAAARGSSAPDNWTAEIISLMERFENVYADIAYCPDVSLQEIEAIIKQHPIVEERLMFGTDFVMIIMTNERLEEYFNHYTGINSRMAGDNAAAFLRL
- a CDS encoding ABC transporter ATP-binding protein, translated to MVLLTVEGLQKKYGLKHLFTDVSFGIDDRDKIGIIGANGSGKSTLLKILAGVETPDKGKVMVANQKRIAYLPQDSPFDPDDTVLEAILKSSDKVMDLIYEYEVVCKELETKHSEDPSLIDRMSQLAHELDVCGAWELESNAKTVLGKLGLYDLEAKMGTLSGGQRKRVALAHALVVPSDGLILDEPTNHLDADSVEWLEQYIRRYQGAVLLITHDRYFLDRVATRMLELDGHTATTYTGGYSSYLQQKAEQEEQAIRDDRKRQALVRQELDWMRGGCKARTTKQKARMLRAETFVYAPKKEKQKELEIGFGAGRLGDKIIEFHKVSKSYGDKLLLHEFEYHLQKGDRIGIIGPNGSGKTTLFDMITGRVKPDSGHIDIGKTVNIGYYDQQSRGLDDSKRVIEFIQEEAEQIKLKDGTVFSAARMLERFLFAPSTQYSYIRTLSGGERRRLYLLKQLIGSPNVLLLDEPTNDLDIPTLRVLEDYLDTYQGCLIVVSHDRYFLDRTVEYIFAYEANGTVRRYPGNYTVYLDMKAALAEKEKDDRKSGSKEQQKILPVVSAKPKQSRLGSKEKRELEQLESSIHEGETRQSEIAAKLAAAGSDFELQQKLGTELQELQKQLEREMARWTELAELA
- a CDS encoding metallophosphoesterase, which gives rise to MKKSPVRLFLIAFTAILSCCSWLEVKAAENSVKGNGTPLKHATTVIPNPYNQKGQIVCISDIHLGIDDSYAECNKNRQPLVRFLNQVRQSPAVRELVIAGDLIDEWFIPADVETFRGGTQRNFVTALAHNNQPVINAFQQIINERRIKVTYVPGNHDLLITAGDVQSILPGITQARDVQGLGSYSPLGHPGIVIEHGHRYNFFCAPDPFSNRAIAKGSILPPGYFFTRIATQSVKEGKPKPPGGILPIIPPGSQPTLMYEYWQQWYNLMKMFPIKEGLNDKIIKTNIDGYTLNYSINDLVPQVKKGVIDVTLFKRIATKKIWEDRQTHNNVAIHIPVDTAITKADSNSETDDQARIQYFTNSGSDKRIVIFGHTHDAKIIPFQKDKENDKEAKKIYANSGTWIDSKVDKNDIPIMTFVVVTPGKSGISAESVTLYRYLPDGTITQLATETLTSVKK